The genomic window TTTGCAACAAAATTTGCTGCCTCAGATGCAAAAATCTTTGCCATGGATGCTTCTTTAATGGGGATTTTACCAGTATCCTTTAGCCATGCTGCATGATATGTTAGAAGTTTACTTGCCTCGATCTTTAAAGCCATGTCAGCAAGCTTAAATCTGATTGCTTCAAATTCACTGATTTTTTTACCGAACTGTTTTCTTTCACTGGCATAATGTAATGCTTCCTCAAAGGCTGCCTCAGCAATACCCAAAGCTTGGGCTGCTATTGTTACCCTTGATGCATCAAGCAAAAACATTGCAATTGACCAGCCGTTTTTTTCTTCACCTAACAGTTCTTCTTTTGAGAGCTTTAGGTTGTTAAGCGCAATAGCGGTTGTATAGGCTCCATGAAGCCCCATTTTGTTTTCATTTCTGATTATTTCAACACCTGGCTTTTCTAAATCCACAATGAAGGCAGATATGCCTTTGTGTCTGAGGACTCTATCATGAGTGGCAAAAAGAATCCCATATCCTTTATATCCACCGTTTGTGACAAAGATTTTCTCTCCGTTTATAATGTAATTATCTCCGTCCTTTTCTACCTTCGTTGAAATATTTGCAGCATCTGAACCAGCTTCTGGTTCTGTAAGCATGAAGCATCCAATTTTTTCACCTTTTATAAGTTTTTTTAGATATTTATTTTTTTGGGCTGATGTGCCAAATCTGTTAATGGAGGCGCAGGTGAGGGAGTTATGGACGGCAAGCATAACACCTGTTGCAGCTGATGCTTTTGAAATCTCTTTTACTATCAATATGTAGGCTAAAAAACTTAAGTTTGCGCCTCCATACTCTTCTGGCATGTACACGCCAAAAAAACCTAAATCCTTCAGTTGCTGTAGTATTTCTTCTGGGATCTTATCTTCCTCGTCTATTTTCTTAGAGATTGGCTTCAGAATCTTTTCAGCAAACTCTTTAGCTGTTTGTTGGGCTAATTTCTCCTCGGGTTTGAGTTCAAATTCCATAATAATTCCCCCGCAATAGTATTTAAATCTTTCTTTTTCCTAAATCCAGTTCATCTTTGAAGTCACTCTCCCAGAATTCATACATGCCTTGCTGGGCTTCTGCTTTATGTTTCTCTTCTTCATAGGCCCTTAGTTCTCTTCTCATAATTTTTGCACTGATTGTTTTTGGAAATTCCTGCAGGAATTCTATTACTCGAGGTCTTTTATAGGGAGCCATATTTTCTCTGATGAATTTAAATATGTCTAAGGCAACCTCTTTTGAGGGTCTGTAATCAGGTTTTAGTACGATAAATGCCTTGGGAACAATTCTTTCCCTTTCATCAACAGTTGGAACAACTCCAACCTCCAAAACCGCGGGATGCTCAGATATCTCACTTTCAACTTCAAACGGAGATATCCTGTAATCTAAGCTCTTAAATACATCATCTGTTCTGCCAACGAAGAAATAATAGCCATCCTCATCATAATAAGCAGAATCACTTGTTTGATACCATTCTCCATGAAACACTCTATTGTTAACTTCTTCATCATCGTATTTTGCAAGAAGCCCCAGCGGTTTTTTTGGTTGAATTCTTACGCATATCTGACCATCTTCGCCTGGTTTTACAGGCTGAAAGTTTTCATCAAGCAGAGCAATTTCAAAACCAGGAGCTGGTTTACCGAAAGATAGATCTTTTCTTGGCTCACCCGGGAAATTTCCTATTAGAGCAGTTGTTTCTGTCTGACCATAGCCTTCCCTTATTTGTATTCCGCCAAGGGCTTTTTCTACTTTTTTTACCACTTCAGGAATTAATGGTTCACCTGCACTAACAACATTTCTCAGTTTTAGATCATATAATTCAAGGTCTTCGAGTGTTAGGAGTTTTAATACGCTAAGAGGTGCACATAGTGATGTTACACCAAACTTCTCCATAGCACGTAGAACCTTTTTTGCTTCAAACTTTTCATACTTGAATACAAATATTATTGCTTCTGCATTCCATGGAGCAAAAATTGTACTCCATGCATATTTTGCCCATCCGGGAGCCGAAATATTGTAATGTATGTCATCTTTTTTTGCGTTGATCCAGTACATTGTTGTTAAATGGCCTATTGGGTAAGAATGGGTATGTATTACCAGTTTTGGTTTTGCAGTTGTTCCGGATGTAAAAAATAGATAGCATTCATCGCTTGCTTTTGTTGGACTTTTGGGTGAATATTCTTCTGAATATTTTTTGTAATTTTTGTAATTGACCCAGCCTTCTTTTTCAATTGTTCCTATATTTATCAATGCTTTGAGATTGGATAAAGCTTCTTTGCTTACATGCTCCATTTTCTCAATATATCTATCCTGTGTAATTAAGAATTTTACATTTCCTCTTAGAATTCTATCTGAAATATCTTTTGCAGGAAGAATGGTTGCCCCTGGTATAAAAACTCCACCTGTTTTCATTAATGCAAGGGTTAACTCATGAACTTCAGGGATTGCTTCAACAATTATAAAAACCCTATCACCTTTTTGTAAGCCCAGGTCCTCAAGCATATTTGCTACCTGGTTTGATTTTCTCCGCAGTTCATCGAATGTCATAATTTTTGAACATCCCTCTTCATCAGCCCAGATTAGAGCCTGCCTGTTGTTATCTTTAGCCATAGGGTCAAAGAAATCTAATGCCCAGTTGAATTCATCCACTTCAGGCCACTCAAATCCCTTCTTTGCTTCTTCATAACTTTTTACATTTAACAGGAAATCTCTCATTTCCATAAATTTCTCTACATCCTTGTTCATGTCACACCCCCTGTTTTTATAAATTAAAATTTAAAGCTGCAATTAATATTATACTCAATATTATTGAAATTTCAATAAAAAATTAGGAATATTTATTAATTTATTTGCAAATTAATTGTTTAAAACAGATAATAAAGTAACTGTAATTTTTAAAATAGGTTTATTTTTTTATGAAAATTGCTTGATAGCGGGTTTTTGATTTTGTATTATTTTAGCACTCTTTTTAATTAATTTTTGGGGGGTGTTTACCGTGAAGTATATCAAGTGGCTGGATGAGATTACAGCAGACGATGTGCATATCGTTGGTGGCAAGAATGCGTCTTTGGGTGAAATGATCAGGGAGCTTAAAAATGAAGGTGTTAATGTTCCCTACGGTTTTGCTCTGACTGCTGATTCTTACTGGTATCTATTGGATTACAACAATTTAAGGGATAAAATCAGGGATGTTTTAAAAGATCTTGACACCCATGATATCAACAATCTAAAAGAAAAAACAGCTAAAGCAAGAGAGCTTATTTTTAATGCACAGCTGCCCGATGATCTATATGAAGAGATTAAAGAAGCCTATCAAAAGCTCAGTGATTATTACAACGAAGAGGCAAGCGATGTAGCTGTAAGAAGCTCTGCCACCGCAGAAGACTTACCCGATGCATCATTTGCAGGACAGCAGGATACCTACCTCAATGTAAGGGGTATTGATAATGTAATCCATTATGTAAAAAGCTGCTATGCATCTATATTTACAGATAGGGCTACATCCTACAGACATGATAAGAACTTTGACCATTTTAAAGTGGGATTGTCTGTCTGCGTGCAAAAGATGGCTCGAAGCGACCTTGCAGCAAGCGGTGTTATGTTTTCCATAGATACAGAAAGCGGTTTTGATAAGGTTGTTGTAATAAATGCAAGCTACGGTCTTGGTGAAAATATCGTAGCAGGAAAGGTTAACCCCGATGAGTTTATTGTCTTTAAGCCCACGCTAAAGGAGGGTTATAAGCCTATTATAAAAAAACAGTTAGGATCCAAGCTTACCAAAGCTGTTTATGATGAAAACGGCGGTATTAAGGATGTTGAAACAACAGAGGAGGAAAGATTTAGGTTTTCATTAAGTGATGAGGATGTTTTAACACTTGCTGATTGGGCTATAAAGATAGAGAATCACTACACAAAGAGAAACGGCCGCTATACCCCTATGGATATTGAGTGGGCAAAAGATGGAAAAACGAATCAGCTGTTTGTGGTTCAGGCAAGGCCAGAAACGGTTCAATCTCAAAAGAATTTAAGTGTACTTGAAACGTACAAGCTCAAAGAAAAAGGAAAGGTGCTTGTTGAGGGTATCGCAGTTGGCAGCAAAATTGCAACAGGCAGGGTGCATGTGATAGAGACGCCTGAGGAGATGGATAGATTTAAGGATGGTGAGATTCTTGTCACAGATATGACCGACCCCGATTGGGAGCCGATAATGAAAAAGGCTGCTGCCATCATTACAAACAGGGGCGGCAGAACCTGTCATGCGGCAATTATCTCAAGGGAGCTTGGGGTGCCTGCCATTGTTGGCTGTGGTGATGCAACAGAGAAGCTATCAACGGGTGAGGAAATAACAATATCCTGCGCAGAGGGTGAAATTGGATATGTGTATGAAGGCAAGCTGGATTATGAAGTAGAGGTGCTGGATCTTTCCAAGATCGAAAAGCCCAAAACGCAGATAAAGATGAATTTGGGTAATCCTGCCATAGCATTCCAGACAGCCGGTATTCCAAATGACGGTATAGGTCTTGCAAGGATGGAGTTTATTATAAGCTCCTTTATTCAGGTGCATCCACTTGCTTTGATTCATTACGATGAGCTTGAGGATAAAAAAGCCAAAGAGATCATAGCTAAGCTTACCAGAGGTTATGATGATAAGCCGCAGTATTTTGTTGATAAATTAGCTGAAGGCGTTGCAATGCTTGCTGCAAGCGTTTACCCCAATCAGATTCTTGTGAGAATGAGCGATTTTAAGACAAACGAGTATGCAAATTTGATTGGCGGTGCTGAGTTTGAGCCCGAAGAGGAAAACCCGATGATAGGCTTTAGAGGTGCATCAAGATACTACTCCGATGCATACAGAGAGGGTTTTGCTTTAGAGTGCAGGGCTATGAAAAAGGTTAGAGATGAGTTTGGTTTAACCAATGTTGCATTGATGATTCCATTTTGTAGAACACCCGAAGAAGGCAAGAAAGTAATTGAAGAGATGCGAAAAAACGGCCTTGTTCAGGGTGAAAATGGACTTGAAATATATGTGATGGCAGAGATTCCAAGCAATGTAATCTGTGCCGATGAGTTTGCGGAGATCTTTGATGGATTTTCCATAGGATCAAACGATTTAACCCAGCTTACACTGGGTATCGATAGGGATTCTGGTCTTGTTGCACATCTGTTTGATGAAAGACATATTGCTGTAAAAAGAATGATTCATATGCTTATTCAAACGGCTCATAAACACGGCAAGCCTGTGGGTATATGTGGGCAGGGGCCAAGTGATTTTCCCGATTTTGCAGAGTTTTTGGTTGAGGAAGGTATAGATTCCATGAGCCTGAATCCAGATAGCGTTATGACAACGATACTCAATATTAAAAAGCTTGAGGAGAAACTTGGCAGATAGGAGGGGTTAGCCCCTCCTTTTTTTGGAGGCAGAATGTATAGCAAGGCTTATTCTATTTTGAAAAATGCGAAGGCTGATTTTTTTGATATCTATATAGAGAGAACTGAAACAAGGGTTGTAGAGGCAAAAAATAGAGAAATAGAATCTATAAAGGTTGGT from Hippea jasoniae includes these protein-coding regions:
- a CDS encoding acyl-CoA dehydrogenase family protein, which translates into the protein MEFELKPEEKLAQQTAKEFAEKILKPISKKIDEEDKIPEEILQQLKDLGFFGVYMPEEYGGANLSFLAYILIVKEISKASAATGVMLAVHNSLTCASINRFGTSAQKNKYLKKLIKGEKIGCFMLTEPEAGSDAANISTKVEKDGDNYIINGEKIFVTNGGYKGYGILFATHDRVLRHKGISAFIVDLEKPGVEIIRNENKMGLHGAYTTAIALNNLKLSKEELLGEEKNGWSIAMFLLDASRVTIAAQALGIAEAAFEEALHYASERKQFGKKISEFEAIRFKLADMALKIEASKLLTYHAAWLKDTGKIPIKEASMAKIFASEAANFVAKEAIQIFGGYGYIKDYGIERFFRDAKVTEIYEGTNEIQRVVIAKELLKNLS
- a CDS encoding acyl-CoA synthetase, which codes for MNKDVEKFMEMRDFLLNVKSYEEAKKGFEWPEVDEFNWALDFFDPMAKDNNRQALIWADEEGCSKIMTFDELRRKSNQVANMLEDLGLQKGDRVFIIVEAIPEVHELTLALMKTGGVFIPGATILPAKDISDRILRGNVKFLITQDRYIEKMEHVSKEALSNLKALINIGTIEKEGWVNYKNYKKYSEEYSPKSPTKASDECYLFFTSGTTAKPKLVIHTHSYPIGHLTTMYWINAKKDDIHYNISAPGWAKYAWSTIFAPWNAEAIIFVFKYEKFEAKKVLRAMEKFGVTSLCAPLSVLKLLTLEDLELYDLKLRNVVSAGEPLIPEVVKKVEKALGGIQIREGYGQTETTALIGNFPGEPRKDLSFGKPAPGFEIALLDENFQPVKPGEDGQICVRIQPKKPLGLLAKYDDEEVNNRVFHGEWYQTSDSAYYDEDGYYFFVGRTDDVFKSLDYRISPFEVESEISEHPAVLEVGVVPTVDERERIVPKAFIVLKPDYRPSKEVALDIFKFIRENMAPYKRPRVIEFLQEFPKTISAKIMRRELRAYEEEKHKAEAQQGMYEFWESDFKDELDLGKRKI
- the ppsA gene encoding phosphoenolpyruvate synthase, encoding MKYIKWLDEITADDVHIVGGKNASLGEMIRELKNEGVNVPYGFALTADSYWYLLDYNNLRDKIRDVLKDLDTHDINNLKEKTAKARELIFNAQLPDDLYEEIKEAYQKLSDYYNEEASDVAVRSSATAEDLPDASFAGQQDTYLNVRGIDNVIHYVKSCYASIFTDRATSYRHDKNFDHFKVGLSVCVQKMARSDLAASGVMFSIDTESGFDKVVVINASYGLGENIVAGKVNPDEFIVFKPTLKEGYKPIIKKQLGSKLTKAVYDENGGIKDVETTEEERFRFSLSDEDVLTLADWAIKIENHYTKRNGRYTPMDIEWAKDGKTNQLFVVQARPETVQSQKNLSVLETYKLKEKGKVLVEGIAVGSKIATGRVHVIETPEEMDRFKDGEILVTDMTDPDWEPIMKKAAAIITNRGGRTCHAAIISRELGVPAIVGCGDATEKLSTGEEITISCAEGEIGYVYEGKLDYEVEVLDLSKIEKPKTQIKMNLGNPAIAFQTAGIPNDGIGLARMEFIISSFIQVHPLALIHYDELEDKKAKEIIAKLTRGYDDKPQYFVDKLAEGVAMLAASVYPNQILVRMSDFKTNEYANLIGGAEFEPEEENPMIGFRGASRYYSDAYREGFALECRAMKKVRDEFGLTNVALMIPFCRTPEEGKKVIEEMRKNGLVQGENGLEIYVMAEIPSNVICADEFAEIFDGFSIGSNDLTQLTLGIDRDSGLVAHLFDERHIAVKRMIHMLIQTAHKHGKPVGICGQGPSDFPDFAEFLVEEGIDSMSLNPDSVMTTILNIKKLEEKLGR